One region of Longimicrobium sp. genomic DNA includes:
- a CDS encoding DUF3892 domain-containing protein, translating to MAKQITCINKNDRESKYERITHVGGAGWKHTQQAAISNIEGDHESYYVSQDGEKVDVVVATRNGVKYLKTKADDSEPNNLLSLKECP from the coding sequence ATGGCTAAGCAGATCACGTGCATCAACAAGAACGACCGCGAGAGCAAGTACGAGCGCATCACGCACGTCGGCGGCGCAGGGTGGAAGCATACGCAGCAGGCCGCCATCAGCAATATCGAGGGCGACCATGAGTCGTACTACGTGAGCCAGGACGGCGAGAAGGTGGACGTCGTCGTGGCGACTCGAAACGGGGTCAAGTACCTGAAGACGAAGGCCGACGACAGCGAACCGAACAACCTCCTGAGCCTGAAGGAGTGCCCCTGA
- a CDS encoding ion transporter, translated as MPLNVAQERRPAGVLPVAVHEAARSSAPPKSVRRRVWEVLEPARPGDALSRRFDLFILTLIAANVAAMVLESVQPIRTSFGAAFAVFEACSVLVFLAEYAARLWSCVEDPELSGAVRGRLRWAIRPLSLVDLLVVAPFLLTLGMADARVLRVLRLFRLVCVLKAGRYLAALRLFRCVVQAKREELGMSIALTSVLLVVASSVMYFAENEAQPDKFSSIPASMWWAVATLTTVGYGDVYPVTALGRVAGGCLALLGVGLFALPTAILGAGLVEAAQGSRIPQACPHCGKPAR; from the coding sequence GTGCCCCTGAACGTCGCGCAGGAACGCCGGCCGGCCGGCGTTTTGCCCGTGGCGGTTCACGAAGCCGCACGCTCTTCCGCCCCCCCGAAGAGCGTGCGGCGCCGCGTCTGGGAGGTTCTGGAACCGGCGCGGCCGGGTGACGCGCTCAGCCGCCGGTTCGACCTTTTCATCCTCACCCTTATCGCGGCAAACGTCGCGGCCATGGTCCTGGAGTCCGTCCAGCCGATCAGGACGAGCTTCGGAGCCGCGTTCGCCGTTTTCGAGGCGTGCTCCGTTCTCGTGTTCCTGGCGGAGTACGCCGCCCGCCTGTGGTCGTGCGTGGAAGATCCGGAGTTGAGCGGAGCCGTGCGCGGACGGCTGCGTTGGGCGATCCGGCCCCTCTCGCTGGTAGACCTGCTGGTAGTAGCGCCGTTCCTCCTGACGCTCGGCATGGCTGACGCGCGCGTGCTGCGGGTGCTGCGGCTGTTCCGGCTCGTATGCGTGCTCAAGGCCGGCAGGTACCTGGCGGCTCTGAGGCTCTTCCGGTGCGTGGTGCAAGCCAAGCGCGAGGAACTGGGCATGAGCATCGCGCTGACATCCGTGCTGCTCGTCGTCGCCTCATCGGTGATGTACTTCGCCGAGAACGAGGCGCAACCGGACAAGTTCTCCAGCATTCCTGCGAGCATGTGGTGGGCCGTCGCCACCCTCACTACCGTGGGCTATGGCGACGTCTATCCCGTGACCGCCCTGGGACGTGTGGCGGGCGGATGCCTTGCGCTTCTCGGCGTCGGATTGTTCGCGCTCCCCACCGCCATACTCGGCGCGGGCCTGGTGGAAGCGGCCCAGGGCTCACGCATCCCGCAGGCATGCCCCCACTGCGGAAAGCCGGCGCGCTGA
- a CDS encoding helicase-associated domain-containing protein: MKLHELDWQEVLEALPRWEALSPAARRAFIGIRPGQGFTLESLDGGAELRDAGLLVAPTGRGTLYALDSRLRPLLIALRAADRLAPLSEPALRQAYLDDQMNSLQALRIAAPGRGYYEPRDRKLAAEVVSSVAWLRGFLAAGSHAEMMKWEEARMTAEDRPRLVFPAVAAALRALVTELARHPRGVPLSKIRELVPETSPHNLTAALAAGLRYLLVFVSMRRDASVVVGLLPGVAVRAAGPLPPPGPVQAGEVFAAPFRVGDMVAVLVEAATEPIALRAADRSMYVRSQRAIAARLATAPSWVERFASTGYPLITGKAGAGEGDSADATKRIESAAELASLLRLARVESSGGRLQYASTRSGRAWLNVGAGERLKAVLSALRALSQRVPSAHGSAGGPDFFGAPLGFAVDGAKIDLRDALSAAFLSVPAGEMVSATDFIHYHARERNPFLGAEGPLLPASHYWRGTPHTVEGWENAWGGMLLGFLASRLVPLGCATLAQAGKHDVAFGLTDAGRYLLGEAEDFEIPAEPGGGDVVVQPDFEVVFLAPAPHAEAELGRMAERTGSGVGAIFRLTRASIFRAAEQGMSADQVLDTLRSASRGEIPANVLRQVRDWVQSARTVHIAPAVLINCPDAETAARVRALGGAHVTPVSPTLLRLDGDAKMHAALVKRLRERGIFVAST, translated from the coding sequence TTGAAGCTGCACGAGCTGGACTGGCAGGAGGTGCTGGAAGCGCTGCCGCGGTGGGAGGCGCTCTCGCCCGCGGCGCGGCGCGCGTTCATCGGGATCCGCCCGGGGCAGGGCTTCACGCTCGAGTCGCTCGATGGGGGAGCCGAGCTGCGGGACGCCGGGCTGCTCGTGGCCCCCACCGGCCGCGGCACCCTGTACGCGCTGGACTCCAGACTTCGCCCGCTGCTGATCGCGCTGCGGGCGGCGGACCGGCTGGCGCCGCTCTCCGAGCCGGCGCTGCGGCAGGCGTACCTGGACGACCAGATGAACTCGCTCCAGGCGCTCCGCATCGCCGCGCCCGGACGCGGCTATTACGAGCCGCGCGACCGCAAGCTGGCGGCCGAGGTGGTGTCGTCCGTCGCGTGGCTGCGCGGCTTCCTGGCGGCCGGGTCTCACGCGGAGATGATGAAGTGGGAAGAGGCGCGGATGACGGCGGAGGACCGCCCGCGCCTGGTGTTTCCCGCCGTGGCCGCGGCGCTGCGCGCGCTCGTGACGGAGCTGGCCCGCCATCCGCGCGGGGTGCCGCTGAGCAAGATTCGCGAGCTGGTGCCGGAGACGAGCCCGCACAACCTCACCGCGGCGTTGGCCGCGGGACTGCGCTACCTGCTCGTGTTCGTCTCCATGAGGCGAGACGCGAGCGTGGTGGTGGGGCTGCTCCCCGGAGTGGCCGTGCGCGCGGCGGGCCCGCTGCCGCCGCCCGGGCCGGTGCAGGCGGGGGAAGTCTTCGCGGCGCCGTTCCGGGTGGGCGACATGGTGGCGGTACTCGTGGAGGCGGCAACGGAGCCCATCGCACTCCGTGCCGCGGACCGGTCGATGTACGTGCGCTCGCAACGGGCCATCGCCGCGCGCCTTGCCACGGCCCCGTCGTGGGTGGAGCGCTTCGCCTCCACAGGATACCCCCTCATAACCGGCAAGGCCGGGGCGGGAGAGGGCGACTCCGCGGACGCCACCAAGCGCATCGAGTCCGCGGCCGAGCTGGCGAGCTTGCTGCGGCTCGCGCGCGTGGAATCTTCCGGCGGGCGCCTGCAATACGCTTCCACCCGCTCCGGCCGCGCCTGGCTCAACGTTGGCGCGGGGGAGCGGCTCAAGGCGGTGCTGTCCGCGCTGCGCGCGCTTTCTCAGCGCGTCCCGTCCGCGCACGGGAGCGCGGGCGGACCGGACTTTTTCGGCGCGCCGCTAGGGTTTGCGGTGGACGGCGCGAAGATCGACTTGCGGGACGCGCTCTCGGCCGCCTTTCTCTCGGTTCCGGCTGGCGAAATGGTTTCCGCGACCGACTTCATCCACTACCACGCGCGGGAGCGCAATCCATTCCTGGGGGCTGAGGGACCTCTGCTACCAGCCAGCCACTACTGGCGCGGCACCCCCCATACGGTCGAGGGGTGGGAGAACGCGTGGGGCGGCATGCTCCTGGGCTTCCTGGCGAGCAGACTCGTCCCGCTGGGATGCGCCACGCTGGCCCAGGCGGGGAAACACGACGTTGCGTTCGGGCTTACCGACGCGGGACGGTACCTGCTCGGCGAGGCGGAAGACTTCGAGATACCGGCCGAGCCCGGCGGCGGTGACGTGGTGGTGCAGCCCGACTTCGAGGTCGTCTTCCTTGCGCCCGCGCCGCACGCGGAGGCGGAGCTGGGCCGCATGGCGGAGCGGACGGGCTCGGGAGTGGGCGCGATCTTCCGCCTGACCCGCGCCTCGATTTTCCGCGCGGCGGAGCAGGGGATGTCCGCCGATCAGGTGCTGGATACGCTGCGATCGGCTTCGCGCGGCGAGATCCCCGCCAACGTCTTGCGGCAGGTGCGGGACTGGGTGCAGTCCGCGCGGACGGTGCACATCGCCCCCGCCGTCCTCATCAACTGCCCCGATGCGGAAACGGCGGCCCGGGTGCGGGCGCTGGGCGGCGCGCACGTGACTCCGGTGAGCCCCACGCTGCTGCGCCTGGACGGCGACGCAAAGATGCATGCCGCTCTCGTCAAGCGCCTGCGCGAACGCGGGATTTTCGTGGCGTCTACGTAG